A genomic window from Henningerozyma blattae CBS 6284 chromosome 3, complete genome includes:
- the TBLA0C01160 gene encoding MFS transporter produces MENHQDTATYEELPKSLIDTIDQQLELHLKKIKAQLTSIRDSVSENSNEDIYDLPRKPGNNKNILTGKNDTMPKDQNLVCQNIMQFASFESSLSATPPDNKPFITESQNLRRPDIFKNRFQEFGFVLVGVIGQFLSQVGLTQVLSTMNILAEELHTTKMRQPWLMAAFPLGLGCTILISGRLGDIFGLKKVLLLGYIITTIWTLICGFSSYAHSDDLFIVSRTFQGLGLACALPNMFELIGIIYKPHCFKKNMIFCIIGAMSPIGATLGGIFAGLSVKYNIKNWPWSFYSFAIVAFLNGIIAWFCIPNDIEKNPQGLKMDWIGSALGLFGLVVLNFVFNQTPIDGWSSAYLIVLLVVSVVALILFVIYELTMANFPLIPKGIHSNYRLILILLTLFCGWGGFAIWTFYYFAFQLNLRHYSPLWASSSNFVLIISGTIYTIICCLAVQRMKPPILLFFSMLGFLGGNILFAVTPIHQTFFRNMFGSMFLFPLGMVFSFPSASMMTAETLPTHYKSMAGSLVNVAINYATSICVGMAGSANVNHNNHGQDLLHGFRAASYLAIGLSGFSVFLSGLYMIGSIWTDRNQKMKENKLINTDSESV; encoded by the coding sequence atggaaaaTCATCAGGATACAGCCACATACGAGGAATTACCGAAATCCTTGATCGATACAATAGATCAGCAATTAGAATTAcacttgaaaaaaataaaagcacAACTTACATCAATACGAGACTCTGTTTCGGAAAATAGTAATGAAGATATATATGATCTACCTCGAAAGCCAggaaacaataaaaatattttaactgGAAAAAACGATACTATGCCTAAAGATCAAAATCTGGTCTGCCAGAATATAATGCAATTTGCATCTTTCGAATCTTCACTTTCTGCTACCCCTCCAGATAATAAACCTTTTATCACAGAGTCACAAAATTTACGACGCcctgatatttttaaaaataggTTCCAAGAGTTTGGATTTGTACTCGTTGGAGTAATTGGACAATTTCTTAGTCAAGTAGGATTGACACAAGTTTTGTCTACAATGAATATCCTCGCAGAGGAACTACATACTACCAAGATGAGGCAACCATGGCTGATGGCTGCTTTTCCTTTAGGCTTGGGGTGCACAATTCTAATTAGTGGAAGGCTTGGTGATATTTTTGGTCTAAagaaagtattattattaggcTATATAATAACAACTATTTGGACATTGATTTGCGGATTTTCCTCATATGCCCACAGTGATGATTTGTTCATCGTGTCCAGAACATTCCAAGGCTTAGGATTAGCCTGTGCACTACCAAATATGTTCGAATTGATtggaataatatataaaccacactgttttaaaaaaaatatgatatttTGCATTATTGGTGCAATGTCCCCAATAGGAGCTACCCTAGGTGGTATATTCGCAGGTCTATCagtaaaatataatatcaaaaattggCCTTGGagtttttattcatttgcAATTGTAGCATTTTTAAACGGAATCATAGCCTGGTTTTGTATTCCAAATGATATCGAAAAGAACCCTCAAGGACTTAAGATGGATTGGATTGGTTCTGCACTGGGGCTTTTTGGCTTAGtggttttaaattttgtatttaaCCAAACTCCTATTGATGGTTGGTCAAGTGCATATcttattgttttattaGTAGTATCTGTGGTTgcattgatattatttgtgATTTATGAATTAACAATGGCAAACTTCCCATTGATCCCAAAAGGTATTCATTCAAATTACcgattaatattaatactattGACATTATTTTGTGGTTGGGGAGGATTTGCCATTTGGACTTTTTATTACTTTGCTTTCCAATTGAACCTAAGACATTATAGTCCTTTATGGGCAAGCTCTTCCAATTTCgttttgataatttcagGTACTATTTATACTATCATCTGTTGTTTGGCAGTTCAAAGAATGAAACCACcaatcttattatttttttcaatgttGGGATTCCTTGGTGGCAATATTTTGTTTGCTGTTACTCCAATTCATCAAACATTCTTTAGGAACATGTTTGGTTCTATGTTTCTATTCCCATTAGGTATGGTATTTTCCTTCCCATCTGCTTCTATGATGACTGCAGAAACTTTACCTACACATTATAAAAGTATGGCAGGCTCTCTAGTAAATGTTGCGATCAATTACGCAACTTCAATTTGTGTAGGTATGGCTGGGAGTGCTAATGTTAATCATAACAATCATGGCCAAGATTTATTGCACGGATTTAGAGCTGCGTCGTATTTAGCAATTGGATTGTCTGGTTTCTCAGTATTTTTAAGCGGTTTATATATGATTGGGTCT